From a region of the Thalassospira sp. TSL5-1 genome:
- a CDS encoding porin — MKKILIATSALVAVAAAGQAQASEPIKLSVGGYMEQWAGIASQDDGFDNINAFQSDTEVYFSGSTTLDNGIEIGAMIQLEGETSQDQIDEQYLYVNGSFGQFRIGEGDGAAAAMGITAPAVGPVGVNDGDLSNWVSVSMPDTVFDDGDAPKVTYYTPFMAGFRVGVSYTDSDQAKNDGSAGTTAKPKTAGQNTTTGMPVTSLGLEYRGDFDGVSLGLSAVGEHKGEGEWFSIGTNVGFGNFTVGASYGQKDKDYGVNENVTGKADDTTGFDIGVAYSMDAAQVSLSYAHGDIVTNTQGAASTGSDIDTVDLGLRYQLGAGVSWRTSVFWFDSDDKAAGGANDNDGFGAVTGLRLDF, encoded by the coding sequence ATGAAAAAGATTCTTATCGCGACCAGCGCACTCGTCGCTGTTGCAGCTGCAGGCCAGGCACAGGCCTCAGAACCGATTAAATTGTCGGTTGGCGGTTACATGGAACAGTGGGCAGGCATTGCCTCCCAGGATGATGGCTTTGACAACATCAATGCTTTCCAGTCTGATACCGAAGTTTATTTCTCGGGTTCGACCACCCTGGACAACGGCATCGAAATCGGTGCGATGATCCAGCTTGAAGGTGAAACCTCGCAGGACCAGATCGACGAACAGTACCTGTACGTTAATGGTTCTTTCGGTCAGTTCCGTATTGGTGAAGGCGATGGCGCTGCTGCTGCTATGGGCATCACCGCTCCGGCAGTTGGCCCGGTTGGCGTTAACGATGGTGACCTGTCAAACTGGGTTTCTGTCTCCATGCCGGATACCGTTTTTGATGATGGCGATGCACCGAAGGTAACCTACTACACCCCGTTCATGGCTGGCTTCCGCGTTGGTGTTTCTTACACCGACAGCGACCAAGCTAAAAATGACGGTTCGGCTGGTACGACTGCTAAGCCGAAGACCGCTGGTCAGAACACGACCACTGGTATGCCGGTTACCTCGCTTGGTCTTGAATACCGTGGTGATTTTGATGGCGTAAGCCTCGGTCTCTCCGCTGTTGGCGAGCATAAAGGTGAAGGTGAATGGTTCAGCATTGGTACCAATGTTGGCTTCGGTAACTTCACCGTTGGCGCATCTTATGGCCAGAAAGACAAAGACTACGGCGTTAACGAAAACGTCACCGGTAAAGCTGATGACACCACCGGCTTTGACATCGGTGTAGCATATTCGATGGATGCCGCTCAGGTTTCCCTGTCTTATGCACATGGTGACATCGTAACCAACACGCAGGGCGCTGCTTCAACCGGTTCCGACATCGACACCGTCGACCTCGGCCTGCGTTATCAGCTTGGTGCTGGCGTGAGCTGGAGAACTTCGGTTTTCTGGTTTGACAGCGATGATAAAGCTGCTGGCGGTGCTAACGACAATGATGGTTTCGGTGCTGTTACCGGTCTCCGTCTAGACTTCTAA
- a CDS encoding porin, producing the protein MKKILVATTALVAVSGFAVSASASEKIKLSVGGYMEQWAGITKQDDAFDNKNAFQSDTEIHFKGATTLDNGIEVGAVVELEGETSTDQIDEQYLYINGSFGQIKLGEDDSAADDMGITAPSVGPVGVNDGDLTNWVDAYLPDTVPSSGDNPKVTYFTPVMGGFRAGVSYTDSNESKNNLSGGVNNRQSTTEGKPVVSLGLTYDHDFDGVALGLSAVGEHAGEGAWYGLGANVGFGNFTVGGSWGHIEDDYNRTSRDGKGNETDTYDIGVAYAMDAASVSLTYAYSDYGNRSTSAMSNGISPASTGKMNTVDLGLAYQLGAGVAWKSSIFWFDDDNDNNAADNDGYGAVTGLRLDF; encoded by the coding sequence ATGAAAAAGATTCTTGTTGCGACCACGGCACTTGTCGCCGTTTCCGGTTTCGCCGTTTCTGCCAGCGCGTCCGAAAAAATCAAACTTTCGGTCGGTGGTTACATGGAACAGTGGGCCGGTATCACCAAGCAGGATGACGCATTCGACAATAAGAATGCTTTCCAGTCCGATACCGAAATTCACTTCAAAGGTGCAACCACCCTTGATAACGGCATCGAAGTTGGTGCGGTTGTTGAGCTCGAAGGTGAAACCTCGACCGACCAGATCGACGAACAGTACCTCTATATCAATGGTTCGTTCGGTCAGATCAAATTGGGTGAAGACGACAGCGCAGCTGACGACATGGGCATTACTGCTCCGTCTGTTGGTCCGGTTGGTGTGAACGATGGCGACCTGACCAACTGGGTTGACGCTTATCTGCCCGATACCGTGCCGAGCTCGGGTGATAACCCCAAAGTCACCTATTTCACCCCGGTTATGGGTGGTTTCCGCGCTGGTGTGTCTTACACCGACAGCAACGAATCCAAAAATAATCTTTCCGGTGGCGTTAACAACCGTCAGAGCACAACCGAAGGTAAACCGGTTGTTTCCCTTGGTCTGACCTATGACCATGACTTTGATGGTGTTGCTTTGGGTCTGTCCGCTGTTGGCGAACATGCCGGTGAAGGTGCATGGTATGGCCTTGGTGCCAATGTCGGCTTTGGTAACTTCACCGTTGGTGGTTCCTGGGGCCATATTGAAGACGATTATAACCGCACTTCGCGTGACGGTAAGGGCAACGAAACCGACACCTATGACATCGGCGTAGCCTACGCAATGGATGCGGCCAGTGTCTCTCTGACTTACGCATATTCCGATTACGGTAACCGTTCGACCTCTGCTATGAGCAACGGCATTTCCCCGGCATCAACCGGTAAAATGAACACGGTTGACCTTGGCCTTGCCTATCAGCTGGGTGCTGGCGTTGCATGGAAATCGTCGATCTTCTGGTTCGATGATGACAATGACAACAATGCTGCTGACAATGACGGTTACGGTGCTGTTACCGGTCTGCGTCTCGACTTCTGA
- a CDS encoding glycosyltransferase family 9 protein: MASRNVHPSRARFTRFKTKQPFEFGLPNVAAAISQKSDGSVSYLTRVSSLLRQQVLPRAASVKIVSDDIHLDVLPKEHWSQSFERKRVLFLIPADALGDCVGMTMFLRAFQAAYPQCKIGLLNTGRASDIFAELQNVEIFQLFISANMLKRFDVRIDLSEMAGWKDIAIAPVDCEGVLCQEFDISPIPLPQKTTQTGKTLQIGILPLASSPLRTLPPEFVSKSIKVLQQKTGKTGHISVVLNAYQGVKEAYKAALGPMTASDNIQLIDGFKTIAELVTFIGRCDYVLVADSGPAHITKLFGISGVGVYTSASADVLHGRFQNIKAWQSSFSGDYCAAPCGLAKMHATENGQIGCMGSLRVTRDKLVNLPNRRDPELVEKTSITDPVPCVRHLCTDFNRFGAFLGDDFKARSLPARL; the protein is encoded by the coding sequence TTGGCCTCCCGCAATGTGCATCCGTCCCGCGCCCGTTTCACCCGGTTTAAAACAAAGCAGCCTTTTGAATTTGGCCTGCCCAATGTTGCCGCCGCCATCAGCCAAAAATCAGATGGCAGTGTCAGTTATCTGACCCGCGTCTCCTCGCTTTTACGCCAGCAGGTCCTGCCCCGGGCTGCATCGGTTAAAATTGTTTCAGATGATATTCATCTCGATGTTTTGCCCAAGGAACACTGGTCACAATCCTTTGAGCGTAAACGGGTGCTGTTTCTGATCCCGGCAGATGCGTTAGGCGACTGTGTGGGCATGACAATGTTTTTACGTGCCTTTCAGGCAGCCTATCCACAGTGCAAAATCGGCCTTCTCAATACCGGCCGTGCGAGCGATATTTTTGCCGAATTGCAAAATGTGGAAATATTTCAGCTCTTTATTTCGGCCAATATGCTTAAGCGATTTGATGTCCGTATTGATCTGTCAGAAATGGCTGGCTGGAAAGATATCGCGATCGCACCGGTAGATTGCGAAGGTGTTTTATGCCAGGAATTTGACATTTCACCGATTCCCCTGCCGCAAAAGACCACACAAACAGGCAAAACCCTGCAAATCGGCATTCTGCCGCTGGCATCCTCGCCACTGCGCACCCTACCGCCGGAATTTGTTTCCAAAAGCATCAAGGTCCTGCAGCAAAAAACCGGGAAAACGGGCCATATCAGTGTCGTCCTTAACGCCTATCAGGGCGTTAAAGAGGCCTATAAAGCTGCCCTTGGCCCTATGACGGCCAGCGACAATATCCAGTTAATTGACGGATTCAAAACAATTGCCGAACTGGTCACATTTATTGGCAGGTGCGACTATGTTCTTGTTGCCGATAGCGGACCGGCCCATATCACCAAGCTTTTCGGCATTTCCGGAGTCGGGGTTTATACATCCGCTTCGGCAGACGTGCTGCACGGGCGTTTCCAAAATATCAAAGCCTGGCAAAGCAGTTTTAGCGGGGATTACTGCGCGGCCCCCTGTGGTCTTGCAAAAATGCACGCCACCGAAAATGGCCAAATCGGATGTATGGGGAGCTTGAGGGTGACAAGGGACAAGCTGGTGAACCTTCCCAATCGTCGCGACCCGGAACTTGTCGAAAAAACCTCAATTACCGATCCAGTGCCATGTGTCCGGCATCTTTGCACCGATTTTAACCGCTTCGGGGCATTTCTAGGGGATGATTTCAAAGCAAGATCGCTCCCTGCCCGTTTGTAA
- a CDS encoding thiamine phosphate synthase, translated as MEPKLAKLAWQLNLRNAPNHRLSPVMVMSDDKRLPDPAPALQKLPLGSSLVFRHYHAPDRDKQALALRRLCHKLGHLFFVAADMTLALRLKADGLHMPGYTRKTGKTLLECAKKHHLLVSAAIHDMAQLRHMIAMQNRIDAAIISPVFATQSHPGAPHLSAKDFGRMAQLAARNQIGVYAMGGIDFAHLQRLDQKPICGIAGIGFAT; from the coding sequence ATGGAGCCCAAACTAGCAAAGCTCGCCTGGCAACTCAATTTACGTAACGCGCCAAATCACCGACTGTCGCCTGTTATGGTGATGAGCGACGATAAAAGACTGCCAGATCCAGCCCCGGCCCTCCAAAAACTCCCCCTGGGCAGCAGCCTTGTTTTCCGCCATTATCATGCCCCCGACCGGGACAAACAGGCCTTGGCATTACGTCGGCTGTGCCACAAGCTGGGCCACCTATTTTTTGTTGCGGCCGATATGACTCTGGCCCTCCGCCTGAAGGCGGATGGTTTACATATGCCCGGCTACACCCGGAAAACGGGCAAAACCCTGCTTGAGTGTGCAAAAAAGCACCATCTTCTGGTCAGTGCTGCCATCCATGACATGGCCCAATTGCGCCATATGATCGCAATGCAAAACAGGATTGACGCCGCCATTATCTCGCCCGTCTTTGCAACACAAAGCCACCCCGGGGCACCGCATTTATCCGCCAAAGACTTTGGACGAATGGCACAATTGGCAGCCCGTAACCAAATTGGCGTTTATGCGATGGGCGGCATTGATTTTGCACATTTACAACGGCTGGATCAAAAACCAATTTGCGGTATTGCCGGAATCGGCTTCGCCACTTAA
- a CDS encoding YggS family pyridoxal phosphate-dependent enzyme, translating to MSDHNESSGDVDIAANLATIQHNIDEAAAAVNRQSADITLVCVSKTHDAAHVRGALEAGRRVFGENRVQEAAEKWPGLKQDFSDVELHLIGPLQSNKAREAMRLFDVIETLDRPKLARTFARLRDETGHCPELYIQINIGQEPQKAGIDPADADAFIRECIEDLALPITGLMCIPPVDEEPAPHFALLGKIADRHGLKVRSMGMSGDYECAIRMGATHVRVGTAIFGHRAYNIGENA from the coding sequence ATGAGCGATCATAACGAGTCATCTGGCGATGTCGATATCGCTGCCAATCTTGCCACGATCCAGCACAATATCGATGAAGCGGCTGCTGCCGTGAATCGTCAAAGTGCAGATATAACGCTGGTTTGTGTGAGTAAAACCCATGATGCCGCGCATGTTCGAGGGGCCCTTGAAGCGGGGCGGCGGGTTTTTGGCGAAAATCGTGTTCAGGAAGCGGCTGAAAAATGGCCGGGCCTGAAACAGGATTTCTCCGATGTGGAATTACACCTTATCGGCCCGCTGCAAAGCAATAAGGCGCGTGAGGCCATGCGCCTGTTTGATGTGATCGAGACACTGGACCGGCCCAAACTGGCACGAACATTTGCCCGCCTTCGTGATGAAACCGGTCATTGCCCGGAATTGTACATTCAGATCAATATTGGCCAGGAACCGCAAAAGGCCGGTATCGACCCGGCGGATGCCGATGCCTTTATTCGGGAATGTATCGAAGACTTGGCCTTGCCCATAACAGGCCTGATGTGCATTCCCCCGGTAGACGAGGAACCAGCTCCGCATTTTGCCCTGCTGGGTAAAATAGCCGATCGGCACGGTTTAAAGGTCCGCAGCATGGGCATGAGCGGGGATTATGAATGCGCCATTCGCATGGGGGCCACCCATGTGCGTGTCGGGACCGCTATTTTTGGTCATCGCGCCTACAATATTGGCGAAAATGCCTGA
- a CDS encoding response regulator transcription factor, giving the protein MTTGKQVLVVEDDAALSQSLTEQLRLHEEFDCVVAHSGQEALEAVKDTYFDVILLDVGLPDMDGRDVCKLMRRAGVKTPVIMLTGANSDSDTILGLESGANDYVTKPFRLNVLLARIRAHIRQHEQSEDAVFVIGPYSFQPSAKILVETATDKKIRLTEKETSILKFLFRAGDKPVSRETLLDEVWGYNAGVTTHTLETHVYRLRQKIEKDPSNATILVTEPGGYKLVP; this is encoded by the coding sequence ATGACGACAGGTAAACAGGTTTTGGTGGTGGAAGATGATGCGGCGTTAAGCCAGTCATTAACCGAACAACTTCGCCTTCACGAGGAATTCGATTGTGTCGTTGCCCATAGCGGCCAGGAAGCCCTTGAGGCCGTCAAGGACACCTATTTTGATGTCATCCTGCTTGATGTTGGCCTACCCGACATGGATGGCCGCGATGTGTGCAAACTGATGCGCCGGGCAGGTGTTAAAACGCCAGTGATCATGCTGACCGGGGCCAATAGTGATTCGGACACTATTCTGGGTCTTGAATCCGGCGCCAATGATTATGTTACCAAGCCGTTTCGCCTCAATGTGCTGCTGGCCCGTATTCGTGCCCACATTCGCCAGCATGAACAAAGCGAAGACGCCGTTTTTGTCATCGGCCCCTACAGTTTTCAGCCCAGCGCCAAAATTCTGGTAGAAACCGCAACCGACAAAAAAATTCGCCTGACGGAAAAAGAAACCTCGATCCTGAAATTCCTGTTTCGTGCTGGCGACAAACCGGTTTCACGTGAAACCCTGCTCGACGAGGTTTGGGGCTATAATGCCGGGGTGACAACTCATACCCTGGAGACGCACGTTTATCGTCTGCGGCAGAAAATTGAAAAAGACCCGTCAAATGCCACGATTCTGGTAACGGAACCAGGCGGTTACAAACTGGTCCCCTGA
- the ribA gene encoding GTP cyclohydrolase II, with product MTTSKSFSAESEISTTELISVSRAVADLRRGEMILIRSDNTAIAAIATEPLSDHGLARLRAIAINADDIALILPRVRARALGHEDASNGFCALQPANPGQIDGTTFGIWANPLLDMVAAPSASWRQTEAGEDAAIRLAKLARLLPAIVTVPVDAARVAEFAAAENLLLLEAGIINGYEDAAAGSLRQVSDARVPLENAENTRVVAFRPADGGQEHIAIIIDEPAADEPVLVRLHSECFTGDLIGSLRCDCGPQLRGAIAEISAGGKGGIVLYLRQEGRGIGLVNKLRAYALQDRGFDTLDANEELGFDADERVYRPAAEMLRQLGYSTVRILTNNPEKMRGLENWGVSIRERVPHKFPSNGHNAFYLKTKKDRAGHLF from the coding sequence ATGACCACGTCCAAAAGCTTTTCGGCAGAATCCGAAATTTCAACAACCGAGCTGATTTCGGTTTCCCGTGCCGTTGCCGACCTGCGCCGTGGCGAGATGATCCTGATCAGGTCTGACAATACGGCCATCGCCGCCATTGCAACCGAACCCTTATCGGATCACGGGTTGGCACGTTTGCGTGCGATTGCCATTAATGCTGATGATATTGCCCTGATATTGCCGCGTGTGCGTGCCCGCGCCTTGGGGCATGAAGATGCCAGCAACGGTTTTTGTGCCCTTCAGCCGGCAAATCCCGGCCAGATTGATGGCACAACATTTGGCATTTGGGCAAACCCCCTGCTTGATATGGTCGCGGCACCCTCGGCAAGCTGGCGCCAGACTGAAGCGGGCGAGGATGCCGCCATTCGCCTGGCAAAGCTGGCGCGTTTGCTCCCGGCGATTGTGACGGTGCCTGTCGATGCAGCCCGGGTCGCGGAATTTGCCGCCGCTGAAAACCTGTTGTTGCTGGAGGCAGGCATTATTAACGGATACGAAGACGCCGCCGCCGGTTCCCTACGCCAGGTTAGCGATGCCCGCGTGCCGCTGGAAAATGCGGAAAATACCCGTGTGGTGGCCTTTCGCCCAGCGGATGGCGGGCAGGAACATATCGCCATCATTATCGATGAACCTGCCGCTGATGAACCTGTTTTGGTGCGTCTGCATTCGGAATGTTTTACCGGCGATCTGATTGGGTCGCTGCGCTGTGATTGCGGCCCGCAATTGCGCGGAGCCATTGCCGAAATTTCGGCTGGCGGCAAAGGTGGCATTGTTTTGTATTTGCGTCAGGAAGGGCGCGGCATTGGCCTGGTCAATAAATTACGTGCCTATGCCCTGCAGGATCGTGGCTTTGATACGCTTGATGCCAATGAAGAACTTGGTTTTGATGCCGATGAACGGGTTTATCGCCCGGCAGCCGAAATGTTGCGCCAGCTTGGCTATTCCACCGTTCGGATTTTGACCAATAACCCCGAAAAGATGCGCGGTCTGGAAAATTGGGGCGTGAGCATCCGTGAACGTGTACCCCACAAATTTCCGTCTAACGGCCATAATGCGTTTTATCTGAAAACCAAAAAAGATCGGGCAGGGCACCTGTTTTAG
- the trpS gene encoding tryptophan--tRNA ligase: MQRVFSGAQPTGNLHLGNYLGAIRNWVSLQNDFECIYCVVDLHAITVWQEPNELRANIRELAASMIAAGIDPEKHILFNQSQVSAHAELAWIFNCVARIGWLNRMTQFKEKAGKHRENASLGLYAYPSLMAADILAYKATHVPVGEDQKQHLELTRDIAVKFNNDFEAEDFFPLPEPLILGPATRVMSLRDGSKKMSKSDSSDMARINMTDDADTLAKKIRKAKTDAEPLPSEADGLEGRPEARNLVTIYAALLDKPVADVLAEHGGTQFSGFKQALTDVVVDKLAPITEEMARLKNDPAYIDAVLAKGAERADAIAQPILRDVKEVVGFLNR, from the coding sequence ATGCAACGTGTTTTCTCGGGCGCACAGCCCACCGGTAATCTTCATCTTGGCAACTATCTTGGCGCAATCCGCAACTGGGTTTCGCTTCAGAACGACTTTGAGTGCATCTATTGCGTCGTCGATCTGCATGCCATCACCGTCTGGCAGGAGCCAAATGAACTGCGCGCCAATATTCGCGAACTGGCCGCCAGCATGATTGCCGCGGGCATTGATCCGGAAAAACACATTCTGTTTAACCAGAGTCAGGTTTCCGCCCATGCCGAACTGGCTTGGATTTTCAACTGTGTCGCCCGTATCGGCTGGCTTAACCGCATGACCCAGTTCAAGGAAAAGGCGGGCAAGCATCGCGAAAACGCGTCCCTTGGTCTCTATGCCTATCCCAGCCTGATGGCAGCCGACATTCTGGCCTATAAGGCCACCCATGTGCCGGTTGGCGAAGACCAGAAACAGCATCTTGAACTGACCCGCGACATTGCGGTGAAATTCAATAATGATTTCGAGGCAGAAGATTTCTTCCCCCTGCCCGAACCGCTGATTCTGGGTCCGGCAACCCGCGTGATGTCGCTGCGTGATGGATCCAAGAAAATGTCAAAATCCGACAGCTCGGATATGGCACGCATCAACATGACCGATGATGCCGACACGCTGGCAAAAAAAATCCGCAAAGCCAAAACCGATGCCGAACCACTTCCTTCCGAAGCAGATGGCCTTGAAGGCCGCCCGGAAGCCCGCAACCTGGTGACCATATATGCCGCCCTGCTCGACAAGCCGGTGGCGGACGTTCTGGCCGAGCATGGCGGGACACAATTTTCGGGTTTCAAACAGGCCCTGACCGATGTGGTGGTTGATAAACTGGCCCCGATTACCGAAGAAATGGCCCGCTTGAAAAACGATCCGGCCTATATCGATGCGGTTCTGGCGAAGGGGGCAGAACGCGCCGATGCCATCGCCCAGCCGATCCTGCGTGATGTGAAGGAAGTTGTCGGTTTTCTGAACCGTTAA